One stretch of Pseudomonas sp. NC02 DNA includes these proteins:
- a CDS encoding ABC transporter substrate-binding protein — protein MRLAALPLLLAPLFIAAHAQAATTLSVCTEASPEGFDVVQYNSLTTTNASADVLMNRLVDFDATSGKLVPSLADSWEVSPDGLTYTFKLHPDVKFHRTDYFTPSRSLTAEDVRFSFERMLDPANPWHKIAQSGFPHAQSLQLPTLIKKIDALDPLTVRFTLDHADSTFLAALSMGFASIYPAEYADKLLKAGTPEKLNSQPIGTGPFIFGRFQKDATIRYKANPDYFAGKPAVDNLIFAITPDANVRLQRLRRDECQIALSPKPLDIDAAQKDADLKVEKTAAFMTAFVAINSQHPPLDKPEVRQAINLAFDKASYLKAVFEGTAEAANGPYPPNTWSYAKDLPGYPQDIAKAKQLLDRAGLKDGFKTTIWTRPSGSLLNPNPSLGAQLLQADLAKVGIQAEIRVIEWGELIRRAKAGEHDLLFMGWAGDNGDPDNFLTPQFSCAAVKSGTNFARYCDPALDKLISAGKTTSEQGVRSKLYQQAQAQIQQQALWLPLAHPTAFALTRKNVEGYQVSPFGRQDYSKVSVKP, from the coding sequence ATGCGCCTCGCTGCCCTACCGCTATTGCTAGCCCCTCTTTTTATTGCTGCACACGCCCAGGCGGCCACTACCCTGAGCGTCTGCACCGAAGCCAGCCCCGAAGGCTTCGACGTGGTGCAATACAACTCGCTGACCACCACCAACGCCTCGGCAGACGTATTGATGAACCGCCTGGTGGACTTCGACGCCACCAGCGGCAAGCTGGTCCCGAGCCTCGCGGACAGCTGGGAAGTGTCGCCGGACGGCCTCACCTACACCTTCAAGCTGCACCCGGACGTTAAATTCCACCGCACTGACTACTTCACGCCAAGCCGCAGCCTGACCGCCGAAGACGTGCGCTTCAGCTTCGAGCGCATGCTCGACCCGGCCAACCCCTGGCACAAGATCGCCCAGAGCGGCTTCCCCCACGCCCAGTCGCTGCAGTTGCCCACGCTGATCAAGAAGATCGACGCCCTCGACCCGCTGACCGTGCGCTTCACCCTGGACCACGCCGATTCGACCTTCCTCGCCGCCTTGAGCATGGGCTTTGCCTCGATCTACCCGGCGGAATATGCCGACAAACTGCTCAAGGCCGGCACCCCGGAGAAGCTCAACAGCCAGCCTATCGGCACCGGGCCGTTCATTTTCGGGCGCTTCCAGAAGGACGCGACGATTCGCTACAAGGCCAACCCGGATTACTTCGCCGGCAAGCCTGCGGTGGATAACCTGATCTTTGCGATCACCCCGGACGCCAACGTGCGCCTGCAGAGACTGCGTCGCGACGAGTGCCAGATCGCCTTGTCGCCCAAGCCCCTGGATATTGATGCCGCCCAGAAAGACGCCGACCTGAAGGTCGAGAAAACCGCGGCCTTCATGACCGCGTTTGTCGCCATCAACAGCCAGCATCCGCCACTGGACAAGCCGGAAGTTCGCCAGGCGATCAACCTGGCCTTCGACAAGGCCAGCTATCTGAAGGCCGTATTCGAAGGCACCGCCGAAGCCGCCAACGGCCCTTACCCACCCAATACCTGGAGCTATGCCAAGGACCTGCCGGGCTATCCGCAGGACATTGCCAAGGCCAAGCAACTGCTGGATCGCGCCGGGCTCAAGGATGGCTTCAAGACCACGATCTGGACCCGGCCGTCGGGCAGCCTGCTGAACCCCAACCCCAGCCTGGGCGCACAACTGCTGCAGGCGGACCTGGCCAAGGTCGGCATCCAGGCTGAAATCCGTGTGATCGAGTGGGGCGAACTGATCCGCCGCGCCAAGGCCGGCGAGCACGACTTGCTGTTCATGGGCTGGGCCGGTGACAACGGCGACCCGGATAACTTCCTGACGCCGCAGTTCTCCTGCGCGGCCGTGAAGTCCGGGACCAACTTTGCCCGCTACTGCGACCCGGCGCTGGACAAGCTGATCAGCGCCGGCAAGACCACCAGCGAACAAGGCGTGCGCAGCAAGCTGTACCAGCAGGCCCAGGCGCAGATCCAGCAACAGGCGCTCTGGCTGCCACTGGCGCACCCGACCGCGTTTGCGCTGACCCGCAAGAATGTCGAGGGGTATCAGGTGAGCCCGTTCGGGCGCCAGGATTACTCCAAGGTCAGCGTCAAGCCCTGA
- the coaBC gene encoding bifunctional phosphopantothenoylcysteine decarboxylase/phosphopantothenate--cysteine ligase CoaBC, which produces MQRLYRKRIVLGVGGGIAAYKSAELVRRLLDQGAEVRVVMTRGGSEFITPLTMQALSGHPVHLDLLDPAAEAAMGHIELAKWADLVLIAPATADLIARLAQGIADDLLTTLVLATDATVAIAPAMNQAMWRDPATQANTQLLQSRGLKVFGPASGSQACGDVGMGRMLEATDLAHCAADCFQHLALTGKHVLITAGPTQENIDPVRYITNHSSGKMGFALAEAAVEAGARVTLITGPVHLPTPDRVTRIDVVSARDMLAACEAAIPCDLFIASAAVADYRPEVVAPQKLKKDPTSGDGLLLQMVRNPDILATIATREDRPFSVGFAAETEHLLDYAARKLKDKNLDLIVANDVANPSIGFNSEENAISVIDRELHATVFAQTSKGKIARQLISFIAQRLNQV; this is translated from the coding sequence ATGCAGCGTCTGTATCGGAAACGCATCGTTCTCGGCGTCGGCGGCGGCATTGCCGCCTACAAGAGCGCAGAGCTGGTTCGCAGGCTTCTCGACCAAGGCGCCGAAGTGCGCGTGGTCATGACCCGTGGCGGCAGTGAATTCATCACCCCGTTGACCATGCAAGCCTTGTCCGGCCACCCGGTGCACCTCGACCTGCTGGACCCTGCGGCCGAAGCCGCCATGGGCCACATCGAGCTGGCCAAGTGGGCCGACCTGGTGCTGATTGCCCCGGCCACCGCCGACCTGATCGCCCGCCTGGCCCAAGGCATTGCCGACGACCTGCTGACCACCCTGGTACTGGCCACCGACGCCACCGTCGCGATCGCCCCGGCCATGAACCAGGCCATGTGGCGCGACCCGGCCACCCAGGCCAACACCCAACTCCTGCAAAGCCGCGGCCTCAAGGTTTTCGGCCCGGCCTCCGGCAGCCAGGCCTGCGGCGACGTGGGCATGGGCCGCATGCTCGAAGCCACCGACCTGGCCCACTGCGCCGCCGACTGCTTCCAGCACCTGGCCCTGACCGGCAAGCACGTGCTGATCACCGCCGGCCCGACCCAGGAAAACATCGACCCGGTGCGCTACATCACCAACCATAGCTCAGGAAAAATGGGCTTTGCCCTGGCGGAAGCGGCGGTCGAGGCAGGCGCCCGTGTGACGTTGATCACCGGCCCGGTGCATCTGCCGACCCCGGATCGCGTCACCCGAATCGACGTAGTCAGCGCCCGCGACATGCTGGCGGCCTGTGAAGCGGCGATTCCCTGCGATCTGTTCATCGCTTCGGCTGCGGTAGCGGACTACCGCCCCGAGGTGGTTGCACCGCAGAAACTCAAGAAAGACCCTACAAGCGGCGACGGCCTGCTCCTGCAAATGGTCCGTAACCCGGACATCCTGGCGACCATCGCCACCCGTGAGGACCGCCCGTTCAGCGTCGGTTTTGCCGCCGAAACCGAGCATTTGCTGGACTATGCCGCACGCAAATTGAAAGACAAAAACCTCGACCTGATTGTCGCCAACGATGTCGCCAACCCGAGCATCGGCTTCAACAGTGAGGAAAATGCCATCAGCGTGATCGACCGCGAGTTGCACGCTACCGTTTTCGCCCAGACCAGCAAGGGCAAGATTGCCCGCCAACTGATCTCTTTTATCGCCCAACGGCTGAACCAGGTTTAA
- the radC gene encoding DNA repair protein RadC: MSIRDWPAAERPREKLLELGAENLSDAELLAIFLRTGVSGKSAVDLARHLLAQFGSLRALMEARQPVFSQHLGLGPAKFAQLQAVLEMARRHLAERLRNDSVLESPEAVRDYLKALLRHEPHEIFGCLFLDAKHRVLGFEKLFQGTIDNAIVYPRQVVKRALDYNAAALILCHNHPSGSPEPSIADRKLTKVLQKALEMVDVRVLDHIIVGEGDPLSMAEFGWM, encoded by the coding sequence ATGAGTATTCGCGATTGGCCTGCGGCAGAGCGTCCGCGGGAGAAGCTGTTGGAGCTGGGAGCGGAGAACCTTTCCGACGCGGAATTGCTGGCGATTTTCCTGCGCACCGGGGTGTCAGGCAAAAGTGCCGTGGACCTGGCGCGCCATCTGCTGGCGCAATTTGGCAGCCTTCGGGCGCTGATGGAGGCGAGGCAGCCGGTGTTCAGCCAGCATTTGGGGTTGGGGCCGGCGAAGTTCGCCCAGCTTCAAGCCGTACTGGAGATGGCGCGCCGTCATTTGGCTGAACGCCTGCGCAACGATTCGGTGCTGGAAAGCCCGGAGGCCGTGCGCGACTACCTCAAGGCACTGCTGCGCCACGAGCCTCACGAGATATTCGGCTGCCTGTTTCTCGACGCCAAGCATCGAGTGCTGGGTTTCGAAAAGCTGTTTCAAGGCACCATCGACAACGCCATCGTCTACCCGCGACAAGTGGTGAAGCGCGCGCTGGACTACAACGCCGCGGCGCTGATCCTGTGCCACAACCATCCTTCCGGCAGCCCCGAGCCCAGCATCGCTGATCGAAAATTGACCAAGGTGCTGCAAAAGGCGCTGGAGATGGTGGACGTGCGTGTGCTGGACCACATCATTGTGGGGGAGGGTGACCCGCTGTCGATGGCGGAATTTGGGTGGATGTAG
- a CDS encoding YicC/YloC family endoribonuclease, protein MVHSMTAFARVEKAGVQGTLSWELRSVNSRYLEPHLRLPESFRDLEGAVREALRQGISRGKLECTLRFTEETTGKPLQVDRERAAQLVAAAETIAGLIKQPAAINPLEVLAWPGVLVADATDPQALNAEALALFNQGLKELKAGREREGAELARLISDRLTSIEEDVVTLRELVPQMLATQRQKVLDRFADMQAELDPVRLEQEMVLLAQKSDVAEELDRLSTHILEVRRVLKSAGAAGRRLDFLMQELNREANTLGSKAFDPRSTQAAVNLKVLIEQMREQVQNIE, encoded by the coding sequence ATGGTGCACAGCATGACCGCCTTCGCCCGCGTCGAAAAAGCCGGCGTCCAAGGCACCCTGAGCTGGGAATTGCGCTCGGTCAACAGCCGCTACCTGGAGCCGCACCTGCGCCTGCCGGAATCGTTTCGCGACCTCGAAGGCGCGGTTCGTGAGGCACTGCGCCAGGGCATCTCCCGCGGCAAGCTGGAATGCACCCTGCGCTTTACCGAGGAAACCACCGGCAAGCCGTTGCAGGTGGATCGCGAGCGCGCCGCGCAATTGGTCGCCGCCGCCGAAACCATCGCCGGCCTGATCAAGCAGCCTGCCGCCATCAACCCGCTGGAAGTCCTGGCCTGGCCCGGCGTGCTGGTGGCCGACGCCACTGACCCACAGGCGTTGAACGCCGAGGCGCTGGCCCTGTTCAACCAGGGCTTGAAAGAACTCAAGGCCGGCCGCGAACGCGAAGGCGCCGAGCTGGCCCGTCTGATCAGCGACCGCCTGACCTCCATTGAAGAAGACGTGGTGACCCTGCGCGAACTGGTGCCGCAGATGCTTGCCACCCAGCGCCAGAAGGTCCTGGACCGCTTCGCCGACATGCAGGCCGAACTGGATCCGGTGCGTCTGGAGCAGGAGATGGTCCTGCTGGCACAAAAGAGCGACGTTGCCGAAGAGCTCGACCGCCTGAGCACCCACATCCTGGAAGTGCGCCGCGTGCTCAAGTCCGCCGGTGCCGCCGGTCGGCGCCTGGACTTCCTGATGCAGGAACTCAACCGCGAAGCCAATACACTGGGCTCCAAAGCCTTTGATCCGCGCAGCACCCAGGCGGCGGTCAACCTCAAAGTGTTGATCGAGCAAATGCGCGAACAAGTACAGAATATCGAGTAA
- the dut gene encoding dUTP diphosphatase, translating to MHALQAKILDPRIGNEFPLPAYATPGSAGLDLRAMLKQDTVLEPGQTILIPTGLSIYVGDPGLAALILPRSGLGHKHGIVLGNLVGLIDSDYQGELMVSCWNRGQTAFNIAVGERIAQLVLVPVVQAHFELVEEFDETQRGAGGFGHSGSH from the coding sequence ATGCACGCTTTGCAAGCCAAGATCCTCGACCCCCGCATCGGCAACGAATTCCCGCTGCCGGCCTACGCCACACCAGGCTCCGCCGGCCTCGACCTGCGTGCCATGCTCAAGCAGGACACCGTGCTTGAACCAGGCCAGACCATTCTGATTCCGACCGGCCTGTCGATCTACGTGGGCGACCCGGGCCTGGCGGCGCTGATCCTGCCGCGCTCCGGCCTGGGCCACAAACACGGCATCGTCCTCGGCAACCTGGTGGGGCTGATCGACTCGGACTACCAGGGCGAGTTGATGGTGTCCTGCTGGAACCGTGGCCAGACCGCGTTCAATATCGCCGTCGGCGAGCGCATTGCCCAACTCGTGCTGGTACCGGTGGTGCAGGCGCACTTCGAGCTGGTCGAAGAGTTCGACGAAACACAACGCGGCGCAGGTGGCTTCGGGCATTCCGGCAGCCACTGA
- the gmk gene encoding guanylate kinase, translating into MTHSTGTLYIISAPSGAGKSSLVKALTDADEQIRISVSHTTRAMRPGEVNGVHYHFVERTEFVKMIEHGDFLERAEVFGNLYGTSQSHLQQTLDEGHDLILEIDWQGAEQVRQLMPKARSIFILPPSLEALHQRLTNRGQDSDEIIEGRMREAVSEMSHYVDYDYLIINDDFAHALDDLKAIFRANQLQQKRQQQRFGKLLAELLG; encoded by the coding sequence ATGACCCACAGCACCGGCACCCTGTACATCATTTCCGCCCCATCGGGCGCGGGCAAAAGCAGCCTGGTCAAGGCCCTGACCGACGCTGACGAGCAGATCCGCATCTCGGTATCCCACACCACCCGCGCCATGCGCCCGGGTGAAGTGAACGGCGTGCACTACCACTTCGTCGAGCGCACCGAGTTCGTCAAGATGATCGAGCACGGTGATTTCCTCGAGCGCGCCGAGGTCTTCGGCAACCTCTACGGCACCTCGCAAAGCCACCTGCAGCAGACCCTGGACGAAGGCCACGACCTGATCCTGGAAATCGACTGGCAGGGCGCCGAGCAAGTGCGCCAGTTGATGCCCAAAGCCCGCTCGATCTTCATCCTGCCGCCTTCGCTGGAAGCATTGCACCAGCGCCTGACCAATCGTGGCCAGGACAGCGACGAGATCATCGAAGGTCGCATGCGTGAAGCCGTCAGTGAAATGAGCCACTACGTCGACTACGACTACCTGATCATCAACGACGATTTCGCTCACGCGCTGGACGATCTGAAAGCGATTTTCCGCGCCAATCAGCTCCAGCAAAAGCGTCAGCAGCAGCGTTTCGGCAAATTATTGGCCGAACTGCTCGGCTGA
- a CDS encoding exodeoxyribonuclease III produces the protein MRIISVNVNGIQAAVERGLLSWLQAQNADVICLQDTRASAFELDDPAFQLDGYFLYACDAEVPAQGGVALYSRLQPKAVISGLGFETADRYGRYLQADFDKVSIATLLLPSGQNGDEDLNQKFKLMDDFARYLDKQRRKRREYIYCGSLYVAQQKLDIKNWRDSQQSPGFLAPERAWMDEIVGNMGYVDALREVSREGDQYSWWPDNEQAEMLNLGWRFDYQLLTPGLRRFVRSARLPRQPRFSQHAPLIVDYDWTLTI, from the coding sequence ATGCGGATCATCAGTGTGAACGTCAATGGTATTCAGGCTGCAGTCGAGCGTGGTTTGCTCAGTTGGCTGCAAGCCCAGAATGCCGACGTCATCTGCCTGCAGGACACCCGCGCCTCCGCCTTTGAACTGGACGACCCAGCCTTCCAACTGGATGGCTACTTCCTTTATGCCTGTGATGCCGAAGTTCCCGCCCAAGGCGGCGTGGCTTTGTATTCGCGGTTGCAACCCAAGGCGGTCATCAGCGGCCTCGGCTTCGAGACAGCCGACCGCTACGGGCGCTACCTGCAAGCCGATTTCGATAAGGTCAGCATTGCGACCTTGCTGCTTCCATCAGGGCAGAATGGCGATGAAGACTTGAACCAGAAGTTCAAGCTAATGGACGACTTCGCCCGTTATCTGGATAAACAGCGGCGCAAACGTCGCGAGTACATTTACTGTGGCTCGCTGTACGTGGCGCAACAGAAGCTGGATATCAAGAACTGGCGCGACAGCCAGCAATCCCCGGGCTTCCTGGCGCCGGAACGGGCCTGGATGGACGAGATTGTCGGCAACATGGGCTATGTCGATGCCCTGCGGGAAGTCAGCCGCGAAGGCGACCAGTACAGCTGGTGGCCGGATAACGAACAGGCCGAGATGCTCAACCTCGGCTGGCGTTTTGACTACCAGCTGCTGACGCCAGGCTTGCGTCGCTTCGTGCGCAGCGCACGTCTGCCACGCCAGCCGCGCTTCTCGCAGCACGCGCCGCTGATCGTGGACTACGACTGGACCTTGACCATCTAA
- a CDS encoding cupin domain-containing protein, whose translation MNIQNIVDFSQARTEPDRYRPAAEKILKGDPEQTVYNHYNSPCGQMSAGVWEGEVGQWKVNYTEHEYCEIVQGVSVLRDADGNAKTLRAGDRFVIPAGFSGTWEVLEPCRKIYVVFEEKA comes from the coding sequence ATGAACATCCAGAATATCGTCGACTTCAGCCAGGCCAGGACCGAGCCTGATCGCTACCGTCCGGCTGCGGAGAAAATCCTCAAGGGCGACCCGGAGCAAACCGTCTACAACCACTACAACAGTCCGTGCGGCCAGATGAGCGCCGGGGTCTGGGAAGGTGAAGTCGGACAGTGGAAGGTCAACTACACCGAGCATGAGTATTGCGAGATCGTGCAGGGTGTTTCGGTGTTGCGCGATGCCGACGGCAACGCCAAGACCTTGCGGGCCGGTGATCGCTTCGTCATTCCGGCCGGCTTCAGCGGCACCTGGGAAGTGCTGGAACCCTGCCGCAAGATCTACGTGGTGTTCGAAGAAAAGGCCTGA
- the argB gene encoding acetylglutamate kinase, translated as MTLEREAAANTAKVLSEALPYIRRYVGKTLVIKYGGNAMESDELKTGFARDIVLMKAVGINPVVVHGGGPQIGDLLKRLSIESHFIDGMRVTDAQTMDVVEMVLGGQVNKDIVNLINRHGGSAIGLTGKDAELIRAKKLTVTRKTPEMTQPEIIDIGQVGEVIGINTDLLNLLVKGDFIPVIAPIGVGANGESYNINADLVAGKVAEALKAEKLMLLTNIAGLMDKEGKVLTGLTTQQVDDLIADGTIYGGMLPKIRCALEAVQGGVGSSLILDGRVPNAILLEIFTDTGVGTLISNRKRP; from the coding sequence ATGACCCTCGAACGCGAAGCCGCCGCCAATACCGCCAAGGTCCTTTCCGAAGCGTTGCCTTACATTCGACGCTACGTCGGCAAGACGCTGGTGATCAAGTACGGCGGCAATGCCATGGAAAGCGACGAGCTGAAAACCGGCTTTGCCCGCGACATCGTGTTGATGAAAGCCGTCGGGATCAACCCGGTGGTGGTGCACGGTGGCGGCCCGCAAATCGGTGACCTGCTCAAGCGCCTGTCCATCGAGAGTCACTTCATCGACGGCATGCGTGTGACCGACGCCCAGACCATGGACGTGGTAGAGATGGTCCTGGGCGGCCAGGTGAACAAAGACATCGTCAACCTGATCAACCGCCACGGCGGCAGCGCCATCGGCCTGACCGGCAAGGACGCCGAACTGATCCGGGCGAAGAAGCTCACCGTGACCCGCAAGACCCCGGAGATGACCCAGCCGGAAATCATCGACATCGGCCAGGTGGGCGAAGTGATCGGCATCAACACCGACCTGCTGAACCTGCTGGTGAAAGGCGATTTCATTCCGGTGATCGCGCCGATCGGTGTCGGTGCCAACGGTGAGTCCTACAACATCAACGCCGACCTCGTGGCCGGCAAGGTGGCCGAGGCGCTGAAGGCCGAGAAGCTGATGCTGCTCACCAACATCGCCGGCTTGATGGACAAGGAAGGCAAGGTCTTGACCGGCCTGACGACCCAGCAAGTGGACGACCTGATCGCCGACGGCACCATCTACGGCGGCATGCTGCCGAAGATCCGCTGCGCGCTGGAAGCGGTGCAAGGCGGCGTTGGCAGCTCGTTGATCCTGGATGGCCGGGTGCCGAATGCGATCCTGCTGGAAATCTTCACCGATACCGGTGTGGGTACCCTGATCAGCAACCGCAAGCGCCCCTAA
- a CDS encoding DUF4870 domain-containing protein: MSDSQLPLPTPSKEVRQWAMLCHFAAFFGLMFPFGSLLGPLILWQVKKDADPFIDDQGKEALNFQITVGIAWAVCFLLGFIVIGFVLMTVLVIGAVVMTIIAGIKANKGVAYRYPWTLRLIK; encoded by the coding sequence ATGAGTGACAGCCAACTTCCACTGCCGACACCGTCCAAGGAAGTTCGCCAGTGGGCGATGCTCTGTCATTTTGCGGCGTTCTTCGGGCTGATGTTCCCGTTCGGCAGCCTGCTGGGGCCCTTGATTCTCTGGCAGGTGAAGAAGGATGCAGACCCGTTCATTGATGACCAGGGCAAGGAAGCGCTGAATTTCCAGATCACCGTGGGCATTGCCTGGGCGGTCTGCTTCCTGCTGGGTTTTATCGTGATCGGCTTCGTGTTGATGACCGTGCTGGTGATCGGCGCGGTGGTGATGACGATCATTGCGGGCATCAAGGCCAACAAGGGCGTGGCTTATCGTTATCCGTGGACATTGCGGTTGATCAAATAA
- the rpmB gene encoding 50S ribosomal protein L28, whose translation MSRVCQVTGKGPVTGNNISHANNKTRRRFLPNLQHHRFWVEEEKRFVRLRVSAKGMRVIDKRGITVVLAELRRDGKI comes from the coding sequence ATGTCGAGAGTCTGTCAAGTTACCGGTAAGGGTCCGGTGACTGGGAATAACATTTCCCACGCAAACAACAAAACCCGTCGTCGTTTCCTGCCAAACCTGCAGCATCACCGCTTTTGGGTTGAAGAAGAGAAACGTTTTGTTCGTCTGCGCGTATCTGCCAAAGGCATGCGTGTTATCGACAAGCGCGGCATCACTGTCGTGCTGGCCGAACTGCGCCGCGACGGCAAAATCTAA
- the rph gene encoding ribonuclease PH: MKRPSGRAADQLRSIRITRNYTKHAEGSVLVEFGDTKVICTVSVENGVPRFLKGQGQGWLTAEYGMLPRATGERNQREASRGKQGGRTLEIQRLIGRSLRAALDMSKLGDVTLYVDCDVIQADGGTRTASITGAMVALVDALKVIKKRGGLKGGDPLKQMIAAVSVGMYQGEPVLDLDYLEDSAAETDLNVVMTSTGGFIEVQGTAEGAPFQPADLNAMLALAQKGMTEIFELQNAALAD, translated from the coding sequence ATGAAACGTCCAAGTGGTCGCGCTGCCGATCAGCTCCGCTCGATCCGCATCACCCGCAACTACACCAAACACGCCGAGGGATCTGTACTGGTCGAGTTTGGCGATACCAAGGTTATCTGCACCGTCAGCGTCGAAAACGGCGTGCCGCGTTTCCTCAAGGGCCAGGGCCAGGGTTGGTTGACCGCCGAATACGGCATGCTGCCGCGCGCCACCGGCGAGCGTAACCAGCGTGAAGCCAGCCGTGGCAAGCAAGGCGGCCGCACCCTGGAAATCCAGCGCCTGATCGGTCGCTCCCTGCGTGCAGCCCTGGACATGTCCAAGCTGGGCGACGTGACCCTGTACGTCGACTGCGACGTGATCCAGGCCGACGGTGGTACCCGTACTGCCTCCATCACCGGCGCCATGGTTGCCCTGGTCGACGCGCTCAAAGTCATCAAGAAACGTGGCGGCCTGAAAGGCGGCGATCCGCTCAAGCAGATGATCGCGGCTGTATCGGTCGGCATGTATCAGGGCGAGCCGGTGCTGGATCTGGACTATCTTGAAGATTCGGCTGCCGAGACCGACCTGAACGTGGTGATGACCAGCACCGGTGGTTTCATTGAAGTGCAGGGCACCGCCGAAGGCGCGCCATTCCAGCCGGCGGACCTGAATGCCATGCTGGCCCTGGCCCAGAAGGGCATGACCGAAATCTTCGAACTGCAGAACGCCGCATTGGCCGACTGA
- the pyrE gene encoding orotate phosphoribosyltransferase, which yields MQAYQRDFIRFAIDRGVLRFGEFTLKSGRTSPYFFNAGLFNSGSALAQLGRFYAAAIVESGISFDVLFGPAYKGIPLAAATAVALAEHHELDLPWCFNRKEAKAHGEGGSLVGAPLKGDVLIIDDVITAGTAIREVMQIIASQDGAKAAGVLIALNRQERGNGELSAIQEVERDFAIPVVSIVSLNQVLQFLEDDPQLKQHLPAVKAYREQFGV from the coding sequence ATGCAGGCGTATCAACGCGATTTCATTCGTTTTGCCATCGATCGCGGCGTATTGCGCTTCGGTGAGTTCACTTTGAAGTCCGGGCGCACCAGCCCTTACTTCTTCAATGCCGGCCTTTTCAACTCGGGTTCTGCCCTGGCGCAGCTGGGTCGTTTCTATGCGGCCGCCATCGTTGAAAGCGGCATTTCCTTCGACGTGCTGTTCGGCCCTGCCTACAAAGGCATCCCCCTGGCGGCCGCGACCGCCGTGGCGTTGGCTGAACATCACGAGCTGGATCTGCCTTGGTGCTTCAACCGCAAGGAAGCCAAGGCCCACGGCGAAGGCGGTAGCCTCGTGGGTGCGCCGCTCAAGGGCGACGTGCTGATCATCGACGACGTGATCACTGCCGGTACGGCGATTCGCGAAGTGATGCAGATCATCGCTTCCCAGGACGGCGCCAAGGCGGCCGGCGTGTTGATCGCGCTGAACCGCCAGGAGCGCGGCAACGGTGAATTGTCGGCGATCCAGGAAGTGGAACGTGATTTCGCGATTCCGGTGGTGAGCATCGTGTCCCTGAACCAGGTGTTGCAGTTCCTGGAAGATGACCCGCAGCTCAAGCAGCATTTGCCGGCGGTCAAGGCTTATCGCGAGCAGTTCGGCGTTTAG
- the rpmG gene encoding 50S ribosomal protein L33: MRELIRMISSAGTGHFYTTDKNKRTTPDKLEKKMFDPRVRKHVIYKEGKIK; the protein is encoded by the coding sequence ATGCGTGAATTGATTCGAATGATCTCTAGCGCCGGTACTGGTCACTTCTACACTACCGACAAGAACAAGCGTACTACCCCGGACAAGCTCGAAAAGAAAATGTTCGACCCGCGCGTTCGCAAGCACGTGATCTACAAAGAAGGCAAAATCAAGTAA
- the rpoZ gene encoding DNA-directed RNA polymerase subunit omega, translating into MARVTVEDCLEHVDNRFELVMLSTKRARQLATGGKEPLVQWENDKPTVVALREIAEGLMSYEFIANAEIVEDEPLFAAFEDESNEAV; encoded by the coding sequence ATGGCCCGCGTAACCGTTGAAGACTGCCTAGAACACGTGGATAACCGCTTTGAGCTGGTCATGCTCTCTACCAAGCGTGCCCGTCAACTGGCCACTGGCGGCAAAGAGCCCCTGGTCCAGTGGGAAAACGACAAGCCTACCGTTGTAGCCCTGCGTGAAATCGCTGAAGGCCTGATGAGCTACGAGTTCATCGCCAACGCCGAAATCGTTGAAGACGAACCGCTGTTTGCAGCGTTCGAGGACGAGTCCAACGAGGCCGTCTAA